A window from Pseudomonas frederiksbergensis encodes these proteins:
- a CDS encoding response regulator — protein MTRVLALLERLPLRIKLILGFAALGALVLVLGVQSLRTQDSLKADMRRLYQQELAGMEHLQEARVQMPHLVQGLQHAVNGDSEVVRSKGVEQFREARKNLQEALQLAQPTLWRQENQERFATFEVLLKRLLQDGEAALQLAGAGDQAQASRLINSVLFQGLDERVDDLLKQMARAKQASIHDTAKQIAEFAGRSTRLTYQLLLGGLTLALLMGWLISRSIRLPLYRVRAAVDELTAGRLDGTIPHTDLQNETGDLARAIATLQTESQQLERQRWVKAQAELLQTNLPQAETPHELAQVFLRHMASMLGIGRGVLYSVQEHNESLQLIGSYATDPDSPPASTVTFGAGLLGQCALDRAPRELQGLMQSFGRLHSQLGEVPASYLLVQPVVRGERLLGVLELAGHQPLGPREQSLLQEAMPRLAGAMAVMERHLAVQSLLVETRRQADEMGEQALRLELQSKELEAQQSALRATKAWYRAILEAAPDGMIVINAEGEILITNPQLDTLFGYAPGELVGEAIERLVPDAARGQHVALRNGFIAHGSTRQMGAKLDDLKGLRKDGSLFSVEIGLSHLPLLEGRGTCICASVRDVSERRQMQAALKSSETQLRAVLDSSPVAMLIRDDEGRLSYCNPELESLFGVDREQFGEMDENLFWCDAQAHSRFLDAAAKGAVINFEASLQRSAGERFDVLLSAVPLIPGERSSASWYYDITDRKAAEAQVQLAREIAEEATRAKSEFLANMSHEIRTPMNAIIGMSHLALRTELDNRQRNYIVKVHRSAENLLGIINDILDFSKIEAGRMDLELIPFRLEDVLENFTNVVGLKAEDKGLELLYSTVANLPTALIGDPLRLGQVLANLGNNATKFTEHGEIVLGIERVGSEEGKVELHFWVRDTGIGMSEEQCQRIFQSFIQADSSTTRKYGGTGLGLSISKRLVELMDGRIWVESTLGVGSTFHFCVSLGIQAEAPVRRMFTADELLGIRVLVVDDNASAREILSVMAHSFGVEVDVAESGRMALRMLVQAEKASLPFDLVLMDWRMPGMDGVETVRQMRSSNLTRTPSVIMVTALDREELLEQAKLQHVQLPVVLTKPVTPSTLLESIGTVFGKVPQTGTRASERNEQSADHMARLKGARLLLVEDNELNRELACDLLQGAGIELEQAFDGQQALDLLARDSDFDGVLMDCQMPVMDGYTATRRIRQQSNFAALPIIAMTADAMAVDRERALACGMNDHLSKPLDVDAMFATLAKWIKPRLGRSGQAQELNDPQISASLPTELEGIDKVAGLTACSGKEALYLRLLRKFHATQFCFVEQFQAALADPDPTAATRMAHTLRGNAGNIGAKSVAQAAAQLEQACRAGEPSKVVQSNLSEVEQHLMPVLSALSRLGEVNPASVEQALPSGPTISGRLARLRRLLADSDTAAIGALGEMRGLSLGDALAQRLDLVAQQLERFDFERALELLQGEIQHFVSTDDDNVGEIE, from the coding sequence ATGACCAGAGTGCTCGCTTTGCTGGAACGACTGCCGCTGCGAATCAAGTTGATCCTCGGCTTCGCGGCGTTAGGCGCGCTGGTTCTGGTGCTCGGCGTGCAGAGCCTGCGAACCCAGGACTCTTTGAAAGCGGATATGCGGCGGCTGTATCAGCAAGAGTTGGCGGGCATGGAACACTTGCAGGAAGCGAGGGTGCAGATGCCGCATCTTGTGCAGGGTTTGCAGCATGCCGTCAACGGCGACAGCGAAGTTGTTCGTAGCAAGGGCGTCGAGCAATTTCGTGAGGCTCGAAAAAATCTTCAAGAAGCGTTGCAGCTGGCACAACCGACCCTCTGGCGCCAGGAGAACCAGGAGCGGTTCGCCACGTTCGAGGTTTTGTTGAAACGTTTGCTGCAAGACGGTGAGGCAGCACTGCAACTGGCCGGTGCAGGGGATCAAGCGCAAGCCTCGCGGCTGATCAATAGCGTCCTGTTCCAAGGGCTGGATGAGCGCGTGGACGACTTGCTCAAACAAATGGCGAGAGCCAAACAAGCCTCCATTCATGACACAGCTAAACAGATCGCAGAATTTGCCGGGCGCAGCACCCGGCTCACTTATCAATTGTTACTGGGCGGCCTGACTCTGGCGTTGCTGATGGGCTGGTTGATCAGTCGCTCGATTCGCCTGCCCCTTTACCGGGTTCGCGCCGCCGTTGACGAGCTGACCGCCGGCCGACTGGACGGGACGATTCCCCATACCGATCTGCAAAATGAAACTGGCGATCTGGCGCGTGCCATCGCAACGCTACAGACCGAGTCGCAACAATTGGAGCGCCAACGCTGGGTCAAGGCGCAAGCCGAACTACTTCAGACCAACCTGCCGCAAGCAGAAACCCCTCACGAGCTGGCTCAGGTCTTTTTGCGGCATATGGCGAGCATGCTCGGCATCGGCCGGGGCGTGCTCTATAGCGTGCAAGAACATAATGAAAGCCTGCAACTGATTGGCAGTTACGCGACCGATCCTGATTCCCCGCCGGCGTCCACGGTGACTTTCGGAGCCGGTCTCCTGGGGCAATGTGCGCTGGATCGAGCGCCCCGTGAATTGCAGGGGCTGATGCAGTCATTCGGACGCTTGCATTCGCAGCTGGGGGAAGTGCCCGCCAGCTATCTGCTGGTGCAACCAGTTGTGCGTGGTGAACGTCTGCTCGGCGTGCTCGAACTGGCGGGTCATCAACCGCTGGGCCCCCGTGAACAGTCGCTTTTGCAGGAGGCCATGCCACGCCTGGCCGGGGCCATGGCGGTGATGGAGCGTCATCTGGCGGTGCAATCCTTGCTGGTCGAAACTCGGCGCCAGGCCGATGAAATGGGCGAACAGGCTTTGCGGCTGGAGCTGCAATCGAAGGAACTGGAAGCGCAGCAGAGCGCATTGCGTGCCACCAAGGCCTGGTATCGCGCGATTCTCGAGGCAGCACCGGACGGCATGATCGTCATCAATGCCGAAGGCGAGATCCTGATAACCAACCCGCAGCTGGACACGCTGTTCGGTTATGCCCCGGGCGAATTGGTGGGCGAGGCCATCGAACGGCTGGTGCCTGACGCGGCGCGCGGGCAGCATGTGGCTTTGCGCAATGGTTTCATCGCCCATGGCAGCACCCGGCAGATGGGCGCGAAACTGGATGACCTCAAAGGCCTTCGCAAGGATGGCAGTCTGTTTTCCGTAGAGATCGGCCTGTCGCACTTGCCGCTGCTGGAGGGGCGTGGCACGTGCATTTGCGCTTCGGTCCGCGACGTCAGTGAGCGACGGCAAATGCAGGCGGCGCTCAAGTCCAGCGAAACGCAGTTGCGTGCGGTATTGGACAGTAGCCCGGTGGCTATGCTGATCCGTGACGATGAGGGTCGCTTGAGTTACTGCAACCCGGAACTGGAGAGTCTGTTCGGCGTCGACCGCGAGCAGTTTGGTGAGATGGATGAAAATCTCTTCTGGTGCGATGCACAAGCCCACAGCCGATTCCTGGACGCTGCCGCCAAAGGGGCGGTTATAAATTTCGAGGCCAGCCTGCAGCGCAGCGCAGGAGAACGTTTCGACGTTTTGCTCTCGGCCGTACCCTTGATTCCCGGCGAACGCAGCAGCGCCAGTTGGTATTACGACATCACGGACCGCAAAGCCGCCGAGGCGCAGGTTCAACTGGCCCGGGAAATCGCCGAAGAAGCGACACGCGCCAAGAGCGAATTCCTCGCCAACATGAGTCATGAAATCCGCACGCCCATGAACGCCATTATCGGCATGAGTCATTTGGCACTGCGCACCGAGCTCGATAATCGACAACGCAACTACATCGTGAAGGTGCATCGCTCGGCGGAGAACCTGTTAGGAATCATCAACGACATCCTCGATTTCTCCAAGATCGAGGCCGGCAGGATGGATCTGGAACTAATACCTTTCCGTTTGGAAGACGTGCTGGAGAATTTCACCAATGTGGTGGGCCTGAAGGCCGAGGATAAAGGCCTGGAGCTGCTCTACAGCACGGTCGCCAATCTGCCGACCGCACTGATCGGCGACCCGTTGCGGCTAGGCCAGGTCCTGGCCAACCTGGGCAACAACGCGACGAAGTTCACCGAACACGGTGAAATTGTTCTGGGCATCGAACGAGTTGGGAGTGAGGAGGGCAAGGTCGAGCTGCATTTCTGGGTGCGCGATACGGGGATCGGCATGAGCGAAGAGCAATGCCAGAGGATTTTTCAGTCCTTTATCCAGGCCGACAGTTCCACGACTCGCAAGTACGGAGGGACTGGTTTGGGCCTGTCGATTTCCAAACGTCTGGTGGAACTGATGGACGGGCGCATCTGGGTCGAAAGTACACTGGGCGTCGGTTCGACGTTTCACTTTTGCGTGAGTCTGGGCATCCAGGCAGAGGCGCCTGTGCGGCGCATGTTCACCGCCGATGAGCTGCTAGGCATCCGCGTGTTGGTGGTCGACGACAACGCAAGTGCCCGTGAGATTCTTTCGGTCATGGCACACAGTTTCGGTGTGGAGGTGGATGTGGCCGAAAGCGGTCGCATGGCGCTGCGCATGTTGGTGCAGGCCGAGAAAGCTTCGTTGCCTTTCGACCTGGTTCTGATGGACTGGCGGATGCCAGGCATGGATGGGGTGGAGACCGTCCGCCAGATGCGTTCCAGCAACCTGACGCGCACGCCGTCAGTCATCATGGTCACTGCCCTTGATCGCGAAGAGTTGCTTGAACAGGCCAAGCTCCAGCACGTGCAGTTGCCGGTGGTGCTGACCAAGCCGGTGACTCCGTCCACCTTGCTGGAATCCATCGGCACGGTGTTCGGCAAAGTGCCGCAAACCGGTACCCGCGCCAGTGAGCGCAACGAGCAGAGCGCTGACCACATGGCGCGCTTGAAAGGCGCGCGCCTGTTGTTGGTGGAAGACAACGAACTGAACAGGGAGCTGGCGTGTGATTTGCTGCAAGGGGCCGGCATCGAGCTCGAACAGGCCTTCGATGGTCAGCAGGCACTCGATTTGCTGGCGCGTGACAGCGATTTCGACGGCGTACTGATGGACTGCCAGATGCCTGTGATGGATGGCTACACAGCGACCCGCAGGATTCGCCAGCAATCGAACTTCGCGGCATTGCCGATCATCGCCATGACCGCCGACGCCATGGCAGTGGATCGCGAACGCGCCCTGGCCTGTGGCATGAATGACCACCTGTCCAAGCCATTGGACGTAGACGCCATGTTTGCCACGCTGGCCAAGTGGATCAAACCACGGCTCGGTCGTAGCGGGCAGGCGCAAGAGTTGAACGATCCCCAAATATCCGCATCGTTGCCCACTGAGCTCGAAGGTATCGATAAGGTCGCCGGGCTGACCGCCTGTTCGGGCAAGGAGGCCCTTTACTTGCGACTGTTGCGCAAATTCCATGCGACTCAATTTTGCTTCGTCGAACAATTTCAAGCGGCACTCGCTGACCCTGATCCAACAGCAGCCACGCGCATGGCTCATACCTTGCGCGGTAACGCCGGGAACATCGGGGCCAAGTCTGTGGCGCAGGCGGCCGCACAGCTTGAGCAAGCGTGCCGGGCCGGCGAACCGAGTAAGGTCGTGCAGTCGAATTTATCCGAGGTTGAGCAGCACTTGATGCCCGTGTTGAGTGCGTTGTCGCGGTTGGGTGAGGTAAATCCAGCATCAGTCGAGCAGGCGCTGCCGTCCGGGCCGACAATCAGTGGACGGCTCGCCAGGCTCCGGCGGCTATTGGCTGACAGCGACACCGCTGCCATTGGAGCGCTTGGTGAGATGCGTGGCCTGTCGCTCGGTGATGCGCTAGCCCAGCGTTTGGACCTGGTCGCTCAGCAACTTGAGCGCTTTGACTTCGAGCGTGCCTTGGAATTGCTGCAAGGCGAAATACAACACTTCGTCTCCACCGACGACGATAACGTGGGGGAGATTGAATAG
- a CDS encoding HD-GYP domain-containing protein — MGIEQDVYPAATVLVVDDTPDNLMLLADLLSDRYRVKAANSGDAALRVLQNSPLPDLILLDIMMPGLSGHEVARQLQQDPRTRTIPIIFLTAMASMENEIQGLELGAVDYITKPISPPLVLARVQTQLKIKAAADFLRDQNDFLEQEVQRRTREVVAIQDVTIQAMASLAETRDNETGNHIRRTQHYVKLLAELLRNHPRFNPFLNDDSIRQLFRSAPLHDIGKIGIPDHILLKPGRFTPEEFEIMKTHTTLGRDAIQRAEDQLGISVDFLRVAKEIAYSHQEKWDGSGYPQGLAGEQIPISARLMAVADVYDALISRRVYKAGMPHEQALDIIRQGRATHFDPDVCDAFLASAEQFHVIAERFQDSDQDMAMLMDLHRTAQKP, encoded by the coding sequence ATGGGTATTGAACAGGATGTTTATCCTGCCGCCACCGTTCTGGTGGTCGATGACACGCCAGACAATCTGATGCTGTTGGCCGACCTGCTCAGCGACAGGTATCGGGTCAAGGCTGCCAACAGTGGCGATGCGGCGTTGCGGGTATTGCAAAACAGTCCACTGCCGGATCTGATCCTTCTCGACATCATGATGCCAGGGCTGTCGGGTCATGAGGTCGCCCGGCAGTTGCAACAGGATCCTCGCACTCGCACTATCCCAATCATTTTCCTGACCGCAATGGCGTCAATGGAAAACGAAATCCAGGGCCTGGAGTTGGGCGCGGTCGACTACATCACCAAGCCCATCAGCCCGCCATTGGTCCTGGCTCGGGTGCAGACCCAGCTGAAGATCAAGGCCGCAGCTGACTTTCTTCGCGATCAAAACGATTTTCTGGAGCAGGAGGTCCAGCGCCGCACCCGTGAGGTGGTGGCGATACAGGACGTCACGATCCAGGCCATGGCTTCGCTGGCGGAGACACGCGACAACGAGACGGGCAACCATATCCGTCGCACCCAACATTACGTCAAGCTGCTGGCCGAACTGCTGCGCAATCATCCTCGTTTTAATCCATTCCTGAACGATGACAGCATCCGCCAGCTGTTCAGGTCGGCACCGCTGCACGATATCGGCAAAATCGGTATTCCTGATCACATCCTGCTCAAGCCGGGGCGTTTCACCCCGGAAGAATTCGAGATCATGAAGACCCATACCACCCTGGGCCGTGATGCTATTCAGCGTGCCGAAGATCAGTTGGGAATTTCGGTGGACTTCCTGCGCGTGGCCAAGGAAATCGCCTACAGCCACCAGGAAAAGTGGGACGGCAGCGGCTACCCGCAGGGGTTGGCTGGCGAACAAATTCCGATCAGCGCCCGATTGATGGCAGTGGCGGATGTGTATGACGCGCTGATCAGCCGGCGCGTGTACAAGGCGGGGATGCCGCATGAACAGGCCCTGGACATCATTCGACAGGGGCGCGCGACTCACTTCGATCCAGATGTCTGTGATGCATTCCTTGCCAGTGCCGAGCAATTCCACGTCATTGCGGAACGTTTTCAAGACAGCGATCAGGACATGGCCATGCTGATGGACCTGCACCGCACTGCCCAGAAACCCTGA
- a CDS encoding OprD family porin, producing the protein MTTLFTQRALFSFLGLLPLTSASAEGLINDSKLKLQLRNVYFNENFRDEHGLSARSARTAKSERTEWAQGFLLDYQSGFTPGTIGFGVDALGLLGVKLDSGRGRSGTGLLPVHDDGRAADEFASLGMSAKAQLAKTTVKYGTLLPKTPVLIYNDARLLPQTYQGTQISSVDIENLTLTGGYLDRFKLRDSSDSMPIVPDGYGGDKSGDFSYAGAEYKLGKSIRLSYFYGELENFYRQNFAGIQHDLPLGGGVLTSDLRYFNSVDTGSAYGGKIDNNMLSGQLSYAISGHTFGGGYQTLDGDASLPYISGATVYSFSNAGIGKFIEEDEKTWMLNYGYNFVALGVPALTFSTRYLSGNDGKSTTTVKEWERDAELAYVVQQGTFKGLGVRLRNYVYRSEYSRGRDSNRIYFTYDIALW; encoded by the coding sequence ATGACCACTTTGTTTACCCAACGGGCGCTGTTTTCCTTTCTCGGTTTGTTGCCGCTGACCAGCGCCAGTGCAGAAGGGCTTATCAATGACAGCAAGCTTAAGCTGCAATTGCGCAACGTCTACTTCAATGAGAATTTCCGCGACGAGCATGGTTTAAGTGCCAGATCAGCAAGGACGGCGAAGAGCGAACGAACCGAGTGGGCCCAGGGATTTCTGTTGGATTACCAGTCGGGATTTACGCCTGGCACTATCGGGTTTGGTGTTGATGCCCTCGGCCTGCTCGGGGTCAAGCTCGATTCCGGCCGTGGTCGCAGTGGCACTGGCTTGTTGCCCGTGCATGATGACGGTCGTGCGGCTGACGAATTCGCAAGTCTGGGTATGAGTGCCAAAGCCCAATTGGCCAAGACCACAGTTAAATACGGCACCTTGTTACCCAAGACACCAGTGCTGATCTACAACGATGCGCGTCTGTTGCCGCAAACGTACCAAGGCACACAGATCAGTAGCGTCGACATCGAGAACCTCACCCTCACCGGGGGCTACCTGGATCGATTCAAACTGCGAGATTCCAGCGACAGCATGCCGATTGTGCCCGACGGTTACGGCGGAGATAAATCAGGCGACTTCAGCTATGCAGGCGCCGAATACAAGCTGGGGAAGAGCATTCGTTTGAGTTACTTCTACGGCGAACTGGAAAACTTTTACCGACAGAATTTCGCAGGTATCCAGCACGACCTACCCCTGGGAGGCGGCGTACTGACCAGTGACTTGCGCTATTTCAACAGTGTCGATACCGGCTCCGCCTACGGCGGCAAGATCGACAACAACATGCTGAGCGGGCAGCTGTCCTACGCCATCTCTGGTCATACCTTCGGTGGCGGATACCAGACCCTCGATGGCGACGCCAGTTTGCCCTATATCAGCGGTGCAACGGTTTACTCGTTCAGCAACGCCGGTATAGGCAAGTTCATCGAGGAGGACGAGAAGACATGGATGCTCAACTACGGCTACAACTTTGTCGCTCTGGGCGTACCCGCTTTGACGTTTTCCACCCGGTATCTGAGCGGCAACGACGGTAAGTCCACCACCACGGTAAAAGAATGGGAACGTGACGCCGAACTGGCTTACGTCGTGCAACAAGGCACCTTCAAAGGTCTGGGTGTGCGGTTGCGTAACTACGTTTACCGCTCTGAGTATTCCCGTGGCCGAGATAGCAACCGGATCTACTTTACCTATGACATCGCCCTCTGGTGA
- a CDS encoding CitMHS family transporter, translating to MLAFLGLAMVVVFTYLIMSKRLSPIVALTVVPIVFAVIGGFGGTTGKMMLDGLKMVAPSAALLLFAILFFGLMIDAGLFDPLIRKILKRVNGDPMKIAIGTALLSLVVALDGDGTTTYMITCAAMLPLYKRIGMNPMILATIAMLSLSIMSGMTPWGGPATRAIAALGLDAGEYFVPLLPTMIGGAMWVVFTAFLLGRAERKRIGNVQLQSGGGNCYIDAILGDTPHKRPKLAYVNLLLVIAVMVALVMGVMHSAILFLIGFVLALMINYPQLDIQKERILAHSGNAMTVVLLVFAAGIFAGIFSGTKMVDSLAQTLVDWISPSWGHLFPLVVAITSMPLTFVLSNDAYYFGVVPILANAAAAYGIDPVEIARASILGQPVHLMSPLVASTLLLVGMVDRDIGDFQKATVKWAVLTSLVITAIALLTGAISLFT from the coding sequence ATGCTCGCATTTCTTGGTTTGGCCATGGTGGTGGTTTTCACCTACCTGATAATGTCGAAACGCCTATCGCCGATTGTCGCCCTGACTGTGGTGCCGATTGTGTTTGCGGTGATTGGCGGTTTTGGCGGCACTACGGGCAAGATGATGCTCGACGGCCTGAAGATGGTTGCGCCTTCGGCTGCGCTTCTGCTGTTCGCCATTCTGTTCTTCGGACTGATGATTGATGCCGGGTTGTTCGACCCGTTGATTCGCAAAATCCTCAAGCGTGTAAACGGCGATCCAATGAAAATCGCTATCGGCACCGCGCTGCTGTCACTGGTGGTCGCCCTCGACGGCGACGGCACAACCACCTACATGATCACCTGCGCGGCAATGCTGCCGTTGTATAAGCGTATCGGCATGAACCCGATGATTCTGGCGACCATCGCCATGTTGTCCTTGAGCATCATGAGTGGCATGACCCCATGGGGTGGGCCCGCAACAAGGGCGATCGCGGCGCTGGGCCTGGATGCCGGCGAGTATTTCGTTCCCTTGCTGCCGACCATGATCGGCGGCGCGATGTGGGTGGTGTTCACCGCTTTCCTCCTGGGCCGTGCCGAGCGTAAACGCATCGGCAATGTGCAGCTACAGAGCGGTGGCGGTAATTGCTACATCGACGCGATCCTGGGCGATACCCCGCACAAGCGGCCTAAACTTGCATACGTGAACCTGTTGCTGGTGATCGCGGTCATGGTCGCGCTGGTAATGGGGGTCATGCACTCGGCGATCCTGTTCCTGATCGGCTTTGTCCTGGCACTGATGATCAACTACCCGCAACTGGATATTCAGAAAGAGCGCATTCTCGCCCATTCCGGCAACGCCATGACCGTCGTACTTTTGGTGTTTGCTGCCGGTATCTTTGCCGGGATCTTCTCGGGCACCAAGATGGTCGACTCCTTGGCGCAAACGCTGGTGGACTGGATTTCGCCATCCTGGGGTCACCTGTTCCCACTGGTGGTGGCGATCACCAGCATGCCGTTGACCTTTGTTCTTTCCAACGATGCTTACTACTTTGGGGTGGTACCGATTCTGGCTAACGCGGCCGCAGCCTATGGCATCGACCCGGTTGAAATCGCCCGGGCCTCGATACTCGGACAACCTGTGCACCTGATGAGCCCTCTCGTGGCTTCGACGCTGTTGCTGGTGGGGATGGTTGACCGCGATATCGGCGATTTCCAGAAAGCCACCGTCAAATGGGCTGTGCTGACTTCCCTGGTGATCACGGCGATAGCTCTATTGACCGGTGCGATTAGTCTCTTCACCTGA
- the dctA gene encoding C4-dicarboxylate transporter DctA, with translation MGDAMKVVKSLYFQILLAVLLGVLVGHFWSQQAIALKPLGDAFIKLIKMMIAPVVFCTIVTGIAGMSDKRSLGRLLSKTMLLFLALTVISLIIGLVSVYLFKPGVGMNIDPAHLSTEGLSQYTDSAAKLGVVEFFMHIIPETFIGAFNKGEVLPVLFIAVLCGFALSAIGERGKPVLDVLESASHMVFKIFSYLMRFAPIGAFGALAFTVGQYGITSLGSLAKLIMTLYVACAFFVFVVLGSICRANGFSLWKLLRYLREEFLVVLGTSSTEPVMPRMLEKLQALGCKKGVVGLVLPTGYSFNLDGTAIYLSLAAVFIAQACNIELSLTQTVTMLAIMLLSSKGAAGVTGAGFVALASTLTVIHDIPLAGLALLIGIDRFMSEARALTSLASNAVATVVMSISENACDRETLMRTLDGEPSSAQTQTQSENWDGRKATEHV, from the coding sequence ATGGGTGATGCCATGAAAGTTGTAAAATCGCTCTACTTCCAGATTCTCCTCGCCGTGCTGTTGGGTGTGCTGGTCGGGCATTTTTGGTCGCAACAGGCCATTGCCTTGAAACCACTTGGTGACGCCTTCATCAAGTTGATCAAGATGATGATCGCTCCGGTGGTGTTCTGCACGATCGTCACCGGTATCGCCGGCATGAGCGACAAACGCTCACTCGGGCGTCTGTTGAGCAAGACCATGCTGCTGTTCCTGGCGCTGACCGTGATCAGCCTGATCATCGGCCTGGTGTCGGTCTACCTGTTCAAACCCGGTGTGGGCATGAATATTGACCCTGCCCACTTGAGCACCGAGGGACTGTCGCAGTACACCGATTCTGCCGCGAAGCTGGGAGTGGTCGAGTTTTTCATGCACATCATCCCGGAAACCTTCATTGGTGCTTTCAATAAGGGTGAAGTGCTGCCGGTGTTGTTCATCGCGGTGCTTTGCGGTTTTGCGCTGTCGGCCATCGGCGAGCGCGGCAAGCCGGTACTGGATGTACTGGAATCTGCCTCGCACATGGTGTTCAAAATATTCTCCTATCTGATGCGCTTCGCTCCGATCGGTGCATTTGGCGCTTTGGCGTTCACCGTAGGCCAGTACGGTATTACATCGTTGGGCTCCTTGGCCAAGCTGATCATGACCTTGTACGTAGCCTGTGCCTTCTTCGTCTTTGTGGTGCTGGGGAGCATTTGCCGGGCCAATGGCTTCAGTCTCTGGAAGTTGCTGCGCTACTTGCGCGAAGAGTTCCTGGTAGTGCTCGGGACTTCCTCCACCGAGCCGGTGATGCCGCGGATGTTGGAAAAGCTGCAAGCCCTGGGTTGCAAGAAAGGCGTGGTGGGGTTGGTGCTGCCAACGGGATACTCGTTTAACCTCGACGGTACGGCGATCTACCTCTCCCTCGCAGCGGTATTCATTGCTCAGGCCTGCAACATCGAGCTAAGCCTGACACAGACCGTGACCATGCTGGCCATCATGCTGTTGTCCTCGAAAGGGGCCGCAGGTGTGACCGGAGCCGGTTTTGTCGCACTGGCTTCGACACTGACTGTGATCCATGACATTCCCTTGGCCGGCCTTGCCTTGCTGATCGGAATCGACCGCTTCATGTCGGAAGCCCGGGCCTTGACCAGTCTGGCAAGCAATGCGGTGGCTACCGTGGTGATGTCCATCTCGGAGAACGCTTGCGATCGCGAGACACTGATGCGGACTCTTGACGGCGAACCGTCGTCCGCCCAGACCCAGACCCAGAGTGAAAACTGGGATGGTCGCAAGGCCACAGAACACGTCTGA
- a CDS encoding 4-oxalomesaconate tautomerase has protein sequence MQRIPCVLMRGGTSKGPVFLAWDLPVAIEDRDELLLNVMGSGHELEIDGIGGGSPQTSKVAIVSPSLHPEADVDYLFVQVMVSQRRVDTAPNCGNMLCAVGPFAIEQGLVKASKDLTRVRIRNLNTGTFVNAEVQTPGGKVSYEGDTAIDGVPGTAAPVQLTFLDAAGSKTGKLFPTGQTQDLIDGIPVTCIDMAMPMMIVEAGQLGKRGDESPAELDADKEFLRRLESLRLQAGLVMGLGDVSDKVIPKPVLVSPAKAGGTIQVRYFMPHNCHRALAITGSIGLATACVTEDSVVAQLLGGISEPRMKQVRIEHPSGGIDVVLSYTGAQGETIRASVVRTSRRLFSGFVYATASQRLAG, from the coding sequence ATGCAACGAATTCCCTGTGTGCTAATGCGCGGTGGTACTTCCAAAGGCCCAGTGTTCCTCGCCTGGGATTTACCTGTTGCGATCGAAGACCGTGACGAACTGCTGCTCAACGTTATGGGTTCTGGCCATGAGCTGGAAATTGACGGTATCGGTGGCGGTAGTCCGCAAACCAGCAAGGTGGCGATCGTTAGCCCGTCGCTGCATCCTGAGGCGGATGTCGACTATCTGTTCGTCCAAGTCATGGTTTCCCAGCGTCGAGTCGACACCGCGCCTAATTGCGGCAACATGCTTTGCGCCGTTGGCCCGTTCGCCATTGAGCAGGGGCTGGTAAAAGCTTCCAAAGACCTGACCCGTGTGCGTATTCGTAACCTCAACACGGGGACTTTTGTGAACGCCGAGGTACAGACGCCTGGTGGGAAGGTCAGCTATGAAGGTGACACCGCCATCGATGGCGTGCCGGGTACCGCCGCTCCTGTGCAACTGACCTTCCTGGATGCTGCGGGCAGCAAGACCGGCAAACTTTTCCCTACTGGGCAAACGCAGGATTTGATCGACGGTATTCCAGTAACCTGCATCGACATGGCGATGCCGATGATGATCGTCGAAGCCGGCCAACTGGGTAAGCGCGGCGATGAAAGTCCTGCTGAACTGGATGCCGACAAAGAGTTCCTGCGTCGCCTGGAGTCCTTGCGACTGCAAGCCGGCTTGGTAATGGGCCTGGGTGACGTCAGCGACAAAGTGATTCCCAAGCCAGTACTCGTGTCACCGGCCAAGGCTGGCGGCACAATCCAGGTGCGCTATTTCATGCCACACAACTGCCATCGGGCCTTGGCGATCACCGGTTCCATCGGCCTAGCCACCGCTTGTGTCACTGAAGACAGTGTGGTCGCGCAATTGCTCGGCGGGATTAGCGAGCCGCGCATGAAGCAAGTACGCATTGAACATCCAAGTGGCGGGATAGATGTCGTACTGTCCTACACCGGCGCTCAGGGTGAGACAATTCGTGCCTCAGTGGTGCGTACATCGCGCAGGCTGTTCTCCGGTTTTGTCTACGCCACGGCTTCCCAACGACTTGCCGGATAA